The DNA segment TTCACTTATCACCTAATTGAGATTAAGCCAATGCCAACTTGGCTCTTAGTTTTTACAtgaaggaaaaaaggaaaaggaatgcAGCCATTACTAAGTTCAAAGTACATGCTTTGTGACTTTTTTCTAGTTTACTGGGGACTTACATTTAAAGCTTACAGGTTGGCCGGTTTCAATTCTTCAAATCAGTTTCCACTTTCTCTGCACTGTCCAACAAAGTTAGCTTTTGTAGCAAAATACTTCACACAGTTAATTACACATATGATTGTGTACAACTTGCCACTTTATTTGGACTTCACTTACTTGCTGTGTGCTAGTTTCTTCTAGCTAAATGCATTTTCTTGCTGTGCAGGTACTCATCAGGAGAATATATCAAATTCCGTTCGATGCCCCTTGTGGAAACTTCCATAGCTTTAGCCGAAAGTGGCAAAATTGGGGCTCTTAATCTTATCTTCAAGCGTCATCCATATACTATCTCTTCAAATATTTTGCGTATTTTGTCTGCAATCCCAGAAACTGTTGCTGTTCAGACTTATAGTCAGTTGCTACCTGGGAAATCCCCTCCTAATATTGTCATATTAAGAGATGGTGATTGGGTTGAATGCAAACAGATGGTGTCATATATAAACAGTTGTCCTGCCCAGTTGGACAAGATTGGAGAGATCAAAACGGAAATATTTGTAAAGCACTCAACAGGCTTTTCATGGCCATCAGTTGCTGAACTTTGTGAGTGGTACAAGAACAGAGCAAGGGACATTGACTGCTTAAGTGGACAGCTAGAAAATTGTCTGACTATGATAGAGCTTGCATGTCAGAAGGGCATTGTGGAGTTGCAGCCTTTTTGTTATGACATTAAATGCCTCTACCAAGTTGTATATTTTAACGAATTGAATGAGTTTGTAATGAACCTTGTGTCATGGGAAGATTTGCCTGATTATGAAAAGTTCAAAATCATCCTTAAAGAAGTCAAAGAAGAAACAGTTAATCAACGACTAGAAGAAAGTGCTATCCCTTTTATGAAAAACAGATTTCACTTGATCTCCTCAAGTAATGACTGCAAACAAGAATCCTACCTGGTTAGGTGGCTGAAAGAGATTGCTGCTGAAAATGAGCTTTCCATTTGCTTATCTGTTGTTGAAAATGGCTGTGGGGAGTCGCCAATTAATGGGCTTTTCAAGGATCTTGCTGAGATGATAGAAACAGCTGTTCACTGCGTTTACGTGTGTGCTGCAACTAACCAGTGGAATACCATGTCATCAATATTATCAAAGTTACTCCATAAGGTAAAGAGAGAGAAATATTTATTGGCTAGTGAAGAAGATTGCAATTTGAAAGATGCCAAGCAAgctcttggtgcttctgtggtTTCTTATGATGAAATGCAACGTGTGTGCTCTGATATCTTATCTGGTTTGGGCAATCGTCCTGAAGATTTTCATGTTTGTGATCCAGTAGCTTACAAACTTAATAATGTCAAATATCTTGATATATTGGAGAAGTGGCTAAAAGTTGCTGAAGGCCATGTAGAAGTGGGGAGGCTATTTGCTTATTATCAGGTATTGGTACCTCTTTAATAAAATTGCTGCTTCTGTATTTATGAAACATGGTCTTGCAATCGATCTACTTGCTCATCTTCAGCAGTGCTTCTCTATGTAGGAAAACCTCCACGAATATGTCACCCAAAAACTAAAGACAATCTTTGTTGTGTGCTTTCCTATCCATGCTTGGAAAAACTCAGTCTGTCTCTCCTCCATCCTCTTCCATAAGACCAAATCCAACCAAAATCCACCGGCATAATTGCTTCCACCAGTTACCTCTCAGAACCACCCCTTCATTGGCAGAATAACCATCACTCTCGAAattccttttgttgtaaataaaGGCAATGCTCCCATTACTTCCTCGACCTCTCATATTCTAACTGCCAAACAGACTTTAAAGATCTTTAATTCAGCAGTTAATACTTCAATTTGTTTAGTCAGCTTATAAGAAGCTTGAAGCATTGGCAGCCATGGATCTTTTTTATGGGAAAGGTACCTGATCTCCAGGAATGATTTCTCAAGGTCCAGAACTTCCAAGCTGTTCCCGAAGATTGAAGGAGAGTTCTCTTTAGTCTTtattctctcctttctcttctttgAGGGGCTTTACCAGCACTAGTAGATCGGGATAAGACAGCACTGGGGAAGATGTGTGCGGATCAGCTGGGATGGGAGAGCATGTGAGGCAGATGTTGTTCGTAAAGAACTTCCATTCCTTCAGATATTTATTTTCACATTGGTGCGCTTAGAATTCTAAAGCTTCGCTAACACCTATGTATAAACTACAAAGCTTACTAGCAGttattcctttcattttttGTGGATTGTTTACTTGTTTGCCAATAGTTTACTGCTAGCAGTGCAATTGATAGCTGAATGTGATCACAGGTCCCAAAACCAATACATTTCTTCCTCAGTGCTCACTTAGATGAGAAGAATGTGAAGCAACTTATACGTCTGCTTCTGTCAAAATTTGGCCGACATCAACCTGTTCGATCGGACATAGAGTGGGCTAACATGTGGCGTGATTTGAAATTCTTCCAAGAAAAGGCATTTCCTTTTCTTGATTCAGAATATATGCTGGCAGAATTTATCAGAGGCCTTTTAAAAGCTGGTAAATTTTCACTAGCCAGGAATTATCTTGGAGGAACAAGTGCAGTTTCATTGTCCACAGAAAAGGCCGAAAATCTTGTGGTACAAGCTGCGAGGGAGTATTTCTTCTCGGCTTCAACTTTGTCTGGCAATGAAGTGAGTTACCAAATTGTTTTTGATCCAATACTGATCTTCCATTTCATCTTTGATTAATGCTATGCAATCATTTGCAGATTTGGAAGGCCAGGGAATGCCTAAATCTGTTACCTAATAGCAAAAATGTTCAAGCAGAAACTGATATAATTGATGCTCTTAGTGTCAGACTTCCTTATCTAGGGGTGACTATCCTTCCTGTTCAGTTCAGACAGGTAAAGAACCCTATGGAGATCATCCGTATGGTGATTACAAGTCAAACAGGGGCATATCTTCATTTTGAAGAGATTATTGATGTTGCTAAACTTCTGGGATTAAAAAGTGAAGAGGAAATAGCTGCTGTGGAGGAAGCTATCGCCAGAGAAGCTGTGGTAAATGGTGACCTTCAACTAGCCTTTGATATCTGTCTAAATTTGACAAAAAAGGGTCAGGGTGCAGTGTGGGATTTATGTGCTGCAATTGCTAGAGGTCCTCCGCTTGACAATTTGGATACAGGTACCCGTGAAAAGCTATTGGGTTTCTCTCTCAGCCATTGTGATGAAGAATCTGTCGGGGAATTATTGAATGCTTGGAAGGAACTTGATGTTCATGATAAATTTGAGCAATTAATGATTTCAGCAGGAACGAATCCTCCCAATTTCTTGATTGATGGATCATCAGTCACACCATTTCCTGTGCAAAGTGTGCAAGACATACTTGACCTGAGAGATGACAGTAGCCATGATAGGGACAAAGACCATGTGGAAATTGTTAAGGAGATGCTGTCCAAAGTTTGCATGGACTTATCAAATGAAGATGCACATACTTGGGAATCTATATTGGCAGAAAATAGGAAACTCTTGTCCTTCTCTGCATTGCAGTTACCATGGCTTTTGAAATTGTCCAATAACGAAGAGCAGGATGGTGGAAACCAgacttcaagaacagatcgtaCCACTAGGAGATATCGATTTTCAACAAAAGTGGAAGCAACAATCAGCATCTTATATTGGTTGGCTGTAAATGGTTTTGCTCCCAATGATAAGCTTATCATGATTCTTGCAAAGTCTATAATGGAGCCTCTCGTTGATGAAGAATATGATGCACTTGGCTGCTCAGTTCTTTTGAATCTCATGGACCCTTTCAATGGTGTGAAAATAATAGAGGAAGAGCTCAAAAAACGAGAATGTTATCAAGAAATTAGCAGCATAATGAATATAGGGATGCTTTATAGTTCCCTCAACAATTCTAAGAAAGAGTGTTCTACTCCTGAGCAGAGGAGAAATCTGTTGCTTCACAAATTTCATGAGAAGTTCACCTCAGTTGATTCAGGTAGGTGCACTACAAACAACAGCGTATCAATACAACCTCTAAACTCTTAGTCATTGTCCTACCTGTGAATACTTAGTCGAGCTAGTCGTTCTATTGTTTGAATAGTTTGTGCTAATGTATGCCATATTCATTTTTTTCCATTTACTTTGGTAGACGAGTTAGACCAGATTGATATGGCACATACAACCTTCTGGAGAGAGTGGAAATCAAAGTTAGAAGAAGAGAAACAACTGGCTGATCAAGCGAGAATGCTCAAACAAATATTGCCTGATATAGACACATCTCGATTCTTGTCTGGCAATGCTAACTATATCAAACAAGTTGTTTTCTCCTTTGTCGATTCTGTAAAACAGGAGAAAAAACACATACTCAAGGAAGCAATAAAGATAGCTGAGACATATGGCTTGCAACGAACTGaggtttctctctctctctctctctctctctctctctctctctctctctcacacacacacacacacacacacacacacacagagtcAACATGTTTTCTTTGCCGATTTCTTTGATTCAAGCTGCTGTGTGTAATCCGCCGCATCAGCGCACATCATTCAAAGCTGTAGAAACATCAAATGTTCTAGTTTTCTTTTGATACAAACTTCTCTGCCCTGATATCGAATAATCTTATATTGTTGCTTGGTTATAGGTGCTTTTACGATTTCTCAGCTGCAGTCTTGTCTCAGAATATTGGGATAACAATGACATATTGAGTGAAATTTCTGAATTCCGGGAGGACATTGTCAGATCAGCTAAGGGTGTGATTGATATGATATATTCAGATGTCTATCCAGAGATCAATGGGTATAATAAGCAACGCCTCTCCTACATCTATGGAATTCTTTCAGCATGTCACTCATATCTGAAGAGGACTAGTGAGATAGAACTGAGATACCCAGAACATGTCCATACACATAAGCTTGAACCATTTCAGTATTATAAGGTCCTTGAGGAAGAGTGCAAGAAAGTATCTTTCGTTGATGGCTTGAACTTCAAAAACATTGCTGGATTGGATGATTTAAACTTTGAGCATTTCAATGAAGAAGTATGCAAGAATATCCATGCCTCTACCGTCAGTGCTCTAGCTGATATGGTACAAGCTCTAGTCAGTATGTATGTTGATGTACTGGCCAAGGGACTCATATCACGACAAGGTGTTTACAAGCATTATGTTCTTGGCTTGCTGGCATCTTTAGAAGGCCGCAATGAAGCAAGATCAAACTGCACAGATTATGAAAAATTGCAGGCAGTcctttttgaaattgagttgaACTATGATAATTGCAGGGAGTACATCCAAGCTCTTCCAGCCACAGATATTTCATACATTGTCGGAAAGTATTGCACCCTCTGTTTTCCTTGTAACTTAGCCAGAAACCATCCACAGGAACCTTCATGGAAGAAACCTTTGACTGCACTGGTAACATTTTGGACTAAACTTGTTGATGACATACCGGGGGAGTCAATTGATGACTGCTCGTATGAAAGGACAGACTACTTGAATTCGAATAGGTTATCTCACTGCATGAGGGCTTTCAGACAGCTGTTAATAAATGATGACATCACTGTGCATCAAGGTTGGGATGCCATCTCCATGTATGTAAAATTTGGCCTTAGCAGTGGAGTGATGATGAACACATCATACTTTTGTCGAGCTATGATTCTTTCTGGCTGTGCTTTTGAATGTGTAGTTGAAGTATACTATGGAGGACAGGGACAGTTAGGGAGTGAGAGTGCAGATCGAAGCAATCCTTTGGATCTCTTAGAGCTATATAATGCTGCTACAGATGAGTGTTTATCGGATTTGATTGAGGGCTCTTGTGAATATCAAATATTGCTTCATAAGTTGCTGTTGTTTCTGAGCCGGTCAACAAAAAAACATTCTGGCATTCTTGAAATGGTAAGATCTGGTGTCTGGGGGAAGTTGATCAGCTTTTCGGAAAATATGCAGCTAGAGAGCCAATTACGGGTCTATGCTCTACAGCTGATGCAATGTATCACAGGAAAAAACCTTAAAACCCTTCCAAATGAGATGGTTTCCCAGGTTGAGCCATGGGAATCATGGTATGAGCATGGAGCAGGTGCTGCCATAGCTGATGAGAGTATCAGCTCCTCTAGCAGTATCACTGGAACTCTAGTGGCTCTTAGATCTACTCAATTGGTGGCTGCAGTTCTGCCTGATGCCAATATTACACCAGAAAACCTAGCAACTCGTGACTCTGCAGTATCTTGCTTCTTACGATTGTCAGAACATGCTTCTTCTGTTGAGAGTGTTGCTGTTTTGGAAGCAGTGTTAGAAGAGTGGGAGCAACTGTTTTCCCCCAAAGAAGAGTATGTTCCATCTCATGACTCACCAAAAGAAACAAGTGATTGGAGTGATGGGTGGGATGATGGTTGGGAGGCCCTACCAGAAGAGTTGGATAGTCCAAAGAAAAAGCAAGATGGTGCATCGTTGTCTGTCCATCCCCTCCACGGTTGTTGGATGGAGATCATCAGAGAACTTGTTGACCTTGGTGAGGTGCAGAAGGTCATTGAACTTCTGGATCGAGTGTCTTCGAAACATAGCGTGATCCTAGAGGACGAGGAAGCATACCATTTGCTTGAACTTGTATATGATCTGGACTGCTTTGTGGCTCTCAAAATTGTTCTGCTGCTCCCATATGAAGCTCCAAGGCTGCAGTGCCTGCACATGGTTGAGGTGAAGATGAGGGAAGGAACCATGTCCACCTCATCAAATGCTGACGATCATGAGCTTCTTGCCTTGGTTCTGTCATCTGGAACTATGCAGAAGATCACTACAGAAGAGGCATACTCCAAATTTTTCTCTTATGTATGCCATCTTGTCGGACATCTTGCAAGGTTATTCCAGGCTCATCTCCTTGTACAGTGGAGCGATGAAGCCAGGTCACCGAAGACATCAGAGATAAATGGGTCGTTACTCTTTGGTAGGGTCTTGTTTCCATATTTCATATCAGAACTGGTCCTCAAAGGCCAGTATCTGTTGGCTGGGTTTGTCATCTCCAGATGGATGCACACCCATCCATCCCTGGGCCTGATTGATATTGTCGACACCAGTGTGCGACGATTCCTGGAAGGTCAGGTTGCTCAAGCTCAGCAATTGGGAGGGAGCGAAGCTTCTTTTGCTGACAATGAACTGTCTGTAAGACACACAATCTCCACTGTGCGGTCGAAACTTGTTTCCCATCTGCAAGCCGCATTGGCAGCCCTTCCGAACCAAGGGTTTTAAACATGAAGTTTTGTGTACATTTTAACTTTATACCGTTGCTGTACTATCAGTGTAGCTGTAACACAAACTGTTTGCTTGAGATAATGGCGAAGGTGAATTGTGAAGTTTTCAGAATGTTTTGGAAAAAAGGATACAGAGTTCTTTCTTTTGCTCGATCAGAATTTACAGTACAGTTTTTTTTCTGGTTACATAGGTAAATGGTAAAACCCTATTTGTGCTTATCTATACACATTTTTATTGTATCGCAAACTAAGTCGTCATGAATTGGGATGCTATTATCCTCGTATACTGAGAAGATCAGTCCACAGGCGTGAAAGTGGCAGGACTGGTGCTGACAAGTGACAATGCTCGAGAAGTAGCGTCAGTGGGTGCTGTTGCCTTGTTGTACAGGTTGGGTAAAGTTGAATGGGCATGTTGATAGCCTGGGAGAATTTGCGATGCaatttagggtgtgtttggttgagtGATCTGGCCAGCCGGGTGCAATTCAGGGGCTGACTAATTTAAAAATGTCTTTCTATCCATGCCTAGTGGAAACGTCAGAAATAGACGTACTAGGCTATTCTGGCTTCATTTTGGTTGTCATAGCCAGGTACAACTAATAAAAAATGCCTCTCTAGCCAAGCCAGGCCCCTTGGAAACGTCAGATGGGTGCACCGGTTGATGCAGGTGCCTGTTGGAAGCACGCAGAGGAAGTGTTTTCAAGTCGGTGGACTAAGGCCAGCCTCAACAGATTTTTTTCCTTAAGAGACTAAAATCTCATTATGAagggatttttattttcttcagtactctaacggtttttcttcacgACAGGATTCTCAGGATCATTTttttcaggacgggattctctctcctttctctttgcgattcccttcgaagggaagctgttggagatgagagaaaataaagggaatgagaacggagaaggaaatcgggaagggaacgaaatgaagggaatatggttggggatggTCTAAGGCCATGTTTATTTTTTGCATTTGGTTCTGTTACTGTTAGAAGTAAAAGTCAAAATAAACGGGGTTCTGTAAAAGTCAGAAGACtgtttctgagaaaaataaactaaagctgaaaAGTTTGCTGAGAGATATTTTTTTGAGAAGCTATGtactgagaagttaaaaatttgttATAGAAGTTAACATCATATCTCCAAAAGCGATTTTTTGACCAGCTAAAAacataacttttttaaaaaaactaaaaacagaaatccaaacaaacaggTCCTAATCATGATTAGGCAACCAATCAGCCTAGTCTACCGGTCTAGTAGAATCACCTACATATTGCAGTTCATGTGTTGCTGTTTAATCTAGCCCCAAATTTCCTTCTGCCGCCTGTATCTGGCTACGAGCGGGAGAGGAAAATTTTCTCCCGTCTAGTGGCCAGATTGCCACTGCGCTTGTCTCCGACCTCTGGTCACTGGCCCTCCACGAACATGTTAGAAATAGTAATTTAGAGTTATGAGAAGAAGATAGTTATCGTTTATAAGTAAAATGGTGTTTCTCTCGGAATTTAGGATGAAGTGCTTTTGCTCTCTTAGGAAACAGTATCAAAAAAATGCATCTTTAGTTACACTTCTTAATTGAAAATTGCTACAGATGGGATCTCCAACTGCTCATCGCCCATGGATGCGGCAGCATCCAAAAGGTGCCTCCAACATGAGCCTGATGTTGGATGGAGATGGGACCTCCAACCAGAGCGGTAGCCGCACATGAACCAACCTAATGACATTGATGTCAATGAGGTAATTCATTAATAGATGAATGTATTTGTTGATTTATGATGGATGAATATACCGTTTTTCGGTAGTTTCTATTTCCCTTATGTGAAGATGGCTTATCCTTCGGAGGGTCTAACGACCGATGAACCAAGGGGGCATGCTGGCAGAGGCCCAAACAAGAAGCCTAATGGCTGATATGTCATCACAGAAATCCCACAAACTAGGGAGTCTATTTCACCTGTGGGAGCAGTGGCACCATAGAAGCCATGTTGTGGGTATATCGCTAGGTATTGATTGCCCATCTCCTATACGAGTtagtgtgaggaacggtgatgtcctaagaagttggtgaattatgacacttagaaatttaaacaaaatggctctaaaaacttcacaatataaatatatctcaatttctatctaaatatgctctaggtttatctagtgtgtctactctacctctCAAGAGGAGTGCAACTTACTCTAGCAAgctaaattacaagtatgtaaatgcgaaaacgtaaataaggtagagagacaaacttggcataagggatttttatctcgtggtatcgatggcatgaatgctaccctagtccacgttggagctccacaaaggatatgctttcGGTTGtcaagtctcttctggtcatgGCTCTTAAGTTACCAAGttaccaagacaaggtcttaagcacgatgagccaccaagctatcaaggcaaggtctcaccactagcctctcttccggtcacttgtcgtcgtgatcacttcagagcttgagccaccaatacAAAGGTCTCTATATCCCCATACACGtatcttgccgccgctccacaccaagtcagagcgtcaacaagcttgagcctccaAGACCTAAAATGCcggtaagtcaccaagactctaaggtaccgaTGTACTACTCGGTattagctaggatcactccttgatcccttcttcaagctacagTACCCAACTAACACTCACTCTAGGCATATAAGCGCAAAACACTCTCTattcttgtgcttaattaccttggataatcactttaagctctttggtggcttgattgtcttctcaagtgtgtataagcttcctctagactccagcagcatgcaacatcttcaaatgattgagtagaggggtatttatagcctaaaacCTATCAACTAGCTGTTtttccaatggctcagaaaagctgttaacatcggatgatctggtgagaacaatactACTAACACCgcatcattcggtgagtacaaattCAGATTCTAatcattggaactccactcactACCTCTgtaaacaccggacactccgatgcaccttcaaatccatcaccggaccttctggtgagttatcttcaGCTATCCGaacctttgcagcctctctatgtaaaatgctccggtgcattcatccagTGTTCGTTCCAAtcacatcggatcatccagtgagttaaatcttctcttcttttccctgaaaatgcttcggtgcaactatctctatgatcaccggactatccggtaagttgACCTTCATTcctcaacacttgcagtcgcctctacaagaaatgctccagtgctataCTCCGATGTgcataaaccaagcaccggactttctggtgggttgatcttcagtcttctgcacttacattcttctctgtaagaaatacaCCGGTGTTACCTAGtacag comes from the Phragmites australis chromosome 22, lpPhrAust1.1, whole genome shotgun sequence genome and includes:
- the LOC133904985 gene encoding MAG2-interacting protein 2-like codes for the protein MAVGADDALYEIRHHASGSHVIPHREEHDGAATSGGSSGAGRGDGVLSYLSLQGVNKLRERWSRYNTSGRSNGRTRGNGVSLFVSPSAEYVAVTVGNRITVLRKGNGYASPCGVYTNNDRMTFFTNGACLEAQGIFGVVDDLSTLYLIKENGDLLARRTCNQLKLSSPIIDLVVRDGSSLQRPGLYIFTSDCTVHRFDYTQEPEANLCKIPISTKDVMSARTLQLPRSLSCIDYHQRHSLLVLVADSNVSFSSNGYSGTYFLYVLHFDGNLELSLSFQSLELEGVFSPPKDQTTFVSSPKIRISPQGKHIATMDLTGSVKLFALDGDACTFSLHPLGNSTRLIDVKDISWWTDNILLVVREEGSISMYSIAENKVVSKDDPVLSTPLLEKANATEGHAFVLQSSRYERNTPLDKQMHSDSEPNLPSGSGGHQTELDKMFWSLISFSKVTVTEMYSILIRKSQYKEALDLASRYNLDKDEVLKARWLHCDGDTHEIDSYLANIKDQVFVLSECVNKVGPTEVALRALLSFGLRITDQYKFSELNNISDGSAMDSRIIRLCLLWHRDMLETFLGINMGRYSSGEYIKFRSMPLVETSIALAESGKIGALNLIFKRHPYTISSNILRILSAIPETVAVQTYSQLLPGKSPPNIVILRDGDWVECKQMVSYINSCPAQLDKIGEIKTEIFVKHSTGFSWPSVAELCEWYKNRARDIDCLSGQLENCLTMIELACQKGIVELQPFCYDIKCLYQVVYFNELNEFVMNLVSWEDLPDYEKFKIILKEVKEETVNQRLEESAIPFMKNRFHLISSSNDCKQESYLVRWLKEIAAENELSICLSVVENGCGESPINGLFKDLAEMIETAVHCVYVCAATNQWNTMSSILSKLLHKVKREKYLLASEEDCNLKDAKQALGASVVSYDEMQRVCSDILSGLGNRPEDFHVCDPVAYKLNNVKYLDILEKWLKVAEGHVEVGRLFAYYQVPKPIHFFLSAHLDEKNVKQLIRLLLSKFGRHQPVRSDIEWANMWRDLKFFQEKAFPFLDSEYMLAEFIRGLLKAGKFSLARNYLGGTSAVSLSTEKAENLVVQAAREYFFSASTLSGNEIWKARECLNLLPNSKNVQAETDIIDALSVRLPYLGVTILPVQFRQVKNPMEIIRMVITSQTGAYLHFEEIIDVAKLLGLKSEEEIAAVEEAIAREAVVNGDLQLAFDICLNLTKKGQGAVWDLCAAIARGPPLDNLDTGTREKLLGFSLSHCDEESVGELLNAWKELDVHDKFEQLMISAGTNPPNFLIDGSSVTPFPVQSVQDILDLRDDSSHDRDKDHVEIVKEMLSKVCMDLSNEDAHTWESILAENRKLLSFSALQLPWLLKLSNNEEQDGGNQTSRTDRTTRRYRFSTKVEATISILYWLAVNGFAPNDKLIMILAKSIMEPLVDEEYDALGCSVLLNLMDPFNGVKIIEEELKKRECYQEISSIMNIGMLYSSLNNSKKECSTPEQRRNLLLHKFHEKFTSVDSDELDQIDMAHTTFWREWKSKLEEEKQLADQARMLKQILPDIDTSRFLSGNANYIKQVVFSFVDSVKQEKKHILKEAIKIAETYGLQRTEVLLRFLSCSLVSEYWDNNDILSEISEFREDIVRSAKGVIDMIYSDVYPEINGYNKQRLSYIYGILSACHSYLKRTSEIELRYPEHVHTHKLEPFQYYKVLEEECKKVSFVDGLNFKNIAGLDDLNFEHFNEEVCKNIHASTVSALADMVQALVSMYVDVLAKGLISRQGVYKHYVLGLLASLEGRNEARSNCTDYEKLQAVLFEIELNYDNCREYIQALPATDISYIVGKYCTLCFPCNLARNHPQEPSWKKPLTALVTFWTKLVDDIPGESIDDCSYERTDYLNSNRLSHCMRAFRQLLINDDITVHQGWDAISMYVKFGLSSGVMMNTSYFCRAMILSGCAFECVVEVYYGGQGQLGSESADRSNPLDLLELYNAATDECLSDLIEGSCEYQILLHKLLLFLSRSTKKHSGILEMVRSGVWGKLISFSENMQLESQLRVYALQLMQCITGKNLKTLPNEMVSQVEPWESWYEHGAGAAIADESISSSSSITGTLVALRSTQLVAAVLPDANITPENLATRDSAVSCFLRLSEHASSVESVAVLEAVLEEWEQLFSPKEEYVPSHDSPKETSDWSDGWDDGWEALPEELDSPKKKQDGASLSVHPLHGCWMEIIRELVDLGEVQKVIELLDRVSSKHSVILEDEEAYHLLELVYDLDCFVALKIVLLLPYEAPRLQCLHMVEVKMREGTMSTSSNADDHELLALVLSSGTMQKITTEEAYSKFFSYVCHLVGHLARLFQAHLLVQWSDEARSPKTSEINGSLLFGRVLFPYFISELVLKGQYLLAGFVISRWMHTHPSLGLIDIVDTSVRRFLEGQVAQAQQLGGSEASFADNELSVRHTISTVRSKLVSHLQAALAALPNQGF